A window of Bacteroidota bacterium genomic DNA:
GTCGCCGACCTTTACTTCTTTAGCCGATTTAATGCCTGAAATGATATAGCCCACTTCGCCCGCCTGCATCTCAGTGTGGGCGCTCATGGTAAGCTTCAGGATACCTATTTCATCAGCCTGATATTCGTGACCGGTTGCGGCAAACTTCACTTTGTCACCCTGTTTTATTTTTCCGCTGAAAATACGGAAGTAGGCAATTACGCCTCGGTATGAGTTAAATAATGAATCGAAGATAAGTGCCTGCAGCGGTGCTTCGGGGTCGCCTTTGGGTGCAGAAATACGGTTAACAATGGCTTCCAGAATATCTTCTACGCCAAGTCCGGTTTTGCCGCTGGCTTCAATAATATCTTCGCGTTTGCATCCAATTAAATCAACTATTTGGTCTTTTACATCTTCCGGCATGGCCGTGTCCATGTCCATTTTATTCAGTACCGGAATAATTTCAAGGTCGTGTTCCAGTGCAAGATAGAGATTGGAAATGGTTTGTGCCTGTATGCCCTGAGTGGCATCAACAATAAGCAACGCTCCTTCGCAGGCAGCAATAGAGCGTGAAACTTCATAAGAAAAATCGACATGCCCGGGCGTATCGATGAGGTTCATAATGTAGTTAGTGCCGCCAAATTCATATTCCATCTGGATAGCATGGCTTTTTATAGTAATGCCGCGCTCACGCTCCAGATCCATATCGTCGAGCACCTGCTCTTTGGCTTCGCGCGAAGAAACAGTACCTGTGTATTCAAGCAGCCTGTCGGCCAGTGTACTTTTACCGTGGTCAATATGCGCAATAATACAGAAGTTGCGTATGTTCTTCATGCTGTTAATCCTGCCTGTTTTAGTTTTGCTTGTGAATTTGAGTGTGCAAAAGTACAACAATTTATACAACCTTTTGCTGCCCCTGTGTCGATATCGGTTAATGTTTGTAATTTTGCATCATGTCAAGGAAAAAGATTTTGAGGGGTTTTGCACGTTTCATTTTGTTTCTGACAGGGTGGAAGGTCAAAGGGTCGCTACCCCCGGATGTCAAGAAATGTGTTATTGCGGTTGTAGGTCATACTTCTTACTGGGATGCTGCTGTGGGCCGTCTGGGGTTGTGGGCACTGGGTATTAAATGCACCATTCTGGTAAAGAAAGAAGCATTTACACCTGCCCTTGGGTGGCTTCTGCGCATCAATGGCGGTGTACCTGTTAACCGAAGTAACAGTACAGGTCTGGTTACTCAGGTTGTTCAAATGGTGCAGAAAGCCGACGAGTTTTTTCTGGTCATTGCTCCTGAAGGTACCCGTTCCCGCGTGTCGAATTGGAAAAAGGGGTATTATTTTATCGCGCAAGCGGCTAACATACCTATTGCCGTGGGATTTGTTGATTATAAAAAGAAAGAAGGCGGCATTGGTCCTTTATTCTATCCTACGGGTAACTATGAAGAGGATTTCAAAATTATTCGGGAATTCGCTAAA
This region includes:
- a CDS encoding 1-acyl-sn-glycerol-3-phosphate acyltransferase; translation: MSRKKILRGFARFILFLTGWKVKGSLPPDVKKCVIAVVGHTSYWDAAVGRLGLWALGIKCTILVKKEAFTPALGWLLRINGGVPVNRSNSTGLVTQVVQMVQKADEFFLVIAPEGTRSRVSNWKKGYYFIAQAANIPIAVGFVDYKKKEGGIGPLFYPTGNYEEDFKIIREFAKDITPRFPELFVLPDEEEKK